In Luteitalea sp. TBR-22, one genomic interval encodes:
- a CDS encoding DNA-directed RNA polymerase subunit omega: protein MVDRSTLPNAFEFVVVASARAKQLLQGCVPKVEPSGKPARTAQREVLEGLVQPVYSDEAPIDPQAPTPV from the coding sequence ATGGTCGATCGCAGCACCCTCCCCAACGCCTTCGAGTTCGTCGTCGTGGCCTCGGCCCGTGCCAAGCAGCTGCTGCAGGGCTGCGTGCCCAAGGTCGAGCCGAGTGGCAAGCCGGCGCGCACGGCGCAACGTGAGGTCCTCGAGGGCCTCGTACAGCCCGTGTACTCCGACGAAGCCCCGATCGACCCGCAGGCGCCCACCCCGGTCTAG
- the gmk gene encoding guanylate kinase: MTTTAQQPTHVPGGGQLFVVSAPSGTGKTTVVERLVQVVPGLTMSRSYTSRNARAGERDGVDYNFVSRATFEAMVARGEFLEHADVFGNLYGTGRADAEQLMASGKDVVLVIDVQGAGQVRATGIPLVTVFVLPPSFEVLEQRLRGRGKDPDAAIRRRLDTARGEVAAYEDYDYVVVNDDLDACVTAMRSIILAERVRRTRMRPTAEAILKTFGAQPVA; this comes from the coding sequence ATGACGACCACCGCGCAGCAGCCGACTCACGTCCCGGGCGGGGGGCAGCTCTTCGTCGTGTCCGCGCCCTCGGGCACGGGCAAGACCACCGTGGTCGAACGCCTGGTTCAGGTCGTGCCGGGGCTGACCATGTCCCGGAGCTACACGTCGCGCAACGCGCGCGCCGGCGAGCGCGACGGGGTAGACTATAATTTCGTGTCCCGCGCCACCTTCGAGGCCATGGTGGCCCGCGGGGAGTTCCTCGAGCACGCCGACGTCTTCGGCAACCTGTACGGGACCGGCCGGGCCGATGCCGAGCAGCTGATGGCCTCGGGCAAGGACGTGGTCCTGGTCATCGACGTGCAGGGCGCTGGACAGGTCCGGGCGACCGGCATACCGCTGGTCACCGTGTTCGTCCTGCCGCCGTCGTTCGAGGTGCTCGAACAACGCCTCCGGGGGCGTGGCAAGGACCCGGACGCCGCGATCCGGCGCCGTCTCGACACGGCGCGGGGCGAGGTGGCGGCCTACGAGGACTACGACTACGTGGTCGTCAACGACGACCTCGATGCCTGCGTGACGGCGATGCGCAGCATCATCCTGGCCGAGCGGGTCCGTCGCACACGGATGCGACCCACGGCCGAGGCAATCCTGAAGACGTTCGGCGCCCAGCCGGTCGCCTGA
- a CDS encoding YicC/YloC family endoribonuclease: MIVSMTGFAAASRETEDLAVTVTLRSVNHRHLDVQFRLPQSVQALEHVLRATVQQRLARGRVEVAMTVQERVEPVTVVEFDETIVNAVGEAVARARASGVVEGALLPGDMLRIPQVLKVREERPAIDAARLETVVTEVLDEALRALQVMRCKEGDFLAAELEERRQALIGLVDAVEEASREGAAAIQERLLQRVAELRLDPQVDPTLVAQEVVKFVARSEIREELVRLRAHLAHWVELVTGDEPVGRKLDFLLQEMNREVNTIGSKAEGARASALVVTAKAELEKLREQVQNVE, translated from the coding sequence ATGATCGTGTCGATGACGGGTTTTGCGGCGGCCAGCCGCGAGACCGAGGACCTGGCGGTGACCGTCACGCTGCGCAGCGTGAACCACCGGCACCTCGACGTGCAGTTCCGCCTTCCGCAGTCGGTGCAGGCGCTCGAGCACGTGCTGCGCGCCACCGTGCAGCAGCGACTCGCCCGCGGGCGCGTCGAGGTGGCGATGACCGTGCAGGAACGCGTCGAGCCGGTCACGGTGGTGGAGTTCGACGAGACGATCGTCAACGCGGTGGGGGAGGCCGTGGCCCGGGCGCGCGCGTCGGGCGTGGTGGAGGGAGCGCTCCTGCCCGGCGACATGCTGCGGATTCCCCAGGTGCTCAAGGTGCGCGAGGAGCGGCCGGCCATCGATGCGGCGCGCCTCGAGACCGTCGTGACCGAGGTCCTCGACGAGGCCTTGCGGGCGCTCCAGGTGATGCGCTGCAAGGAAGGCGATTTCCTGGCCGCCGAGCTCGAGGAGCGGCGGCAGGCGCTGATCGGCCTGGTCGATGCCGTCGAGGAGGCCAGCCGTGAGGGGGCCGCGGCCATCCAGGAGCGGCTGTTACAACGCGTCGCGGAACTCCGGCTCGACCCGCAGGTCGATCCGACCCTGGTGGCGCAGGAGGTGGTCAAGTTCGTGGCCCGCTCGGAGATCCGGGAGGAACTGGTCCGGCTGCGGGCCCACCTGGCCCACTGGGTGGAGTTGGTGACGGGCGACGAGCCGGTCGGCCGCAAGCTCGACTTTCTTCTACAAGAGATGAACCGCGAGGTGAATACAATAGGCTCCAAGGCCGAGGGCGCCCGCGCCTCTGCCCTGGTGGTGACCGCCAAGGCCGAGCTCGAGAAACTGCGGGAGCAGGTCCAGAACGTGGAATGA
- the msbA gene encoding lipid A export permease/ATP-binding protein MsbA: protein MTVLLRLLRYARPYRARIVAAFAAMVAYGAASAGVVYLIKPIFDQALGSQSQLPTIALAIVGVYLVKGLGAYLSAYLMTDVGQRVVRDIRNQMFGHVLGQSAAFFSRRSTGQLLSRVNNDVNQVQQVVSQTLGDIIREGFALVGYIGLLFYHDARLALVSLTGAPVLIYPLVRLGQRVRRRGRRSQEQLEVLTHITAEAFGGHRIVKAFGAEAREQARFEEASHRVYRTNMQVTSTVSALPPLMEWLGGIAVAAMLWYGASQIGRGRLTMGEFMLFVTTLFLMYEPIKRLSRVNATLQQAMAAAQRIFELLDTHTEVTDRPGAVPMPRPRTAVEFREVSFAYADRDRRTVLDGVSFRVEAGEIIAIVGLSGAGKTTLVNLLPRFYDVTGGAILIDGMDIRDATLASLRAHIGLVTQETVLFDDTIASNIAYGRPDASAAEIEAAARAAHAHEFIAMLPERYETRIGERGGRLSGGQRQRLAIARAILKDSPILVLDEATSSLDAESERLVQEALQALMRNRTSFVIAHRLSTVRSADRIIVLEQGRIVETGRHDELLARAGGVYSRLYALQMFGNEAAAEGRTVTATADVPSGPPRPAAGQATTVPAMEDR from the coding sequence GTGACTGTCCTGCTCCGGCTGCTCCGCTACGCGCGTCCCTATCGCGCCCGCATCGTCGCGGCCTTCGCGGCGATGGTGGCCTATGGGGCGGCGTCGGCGGGCGTCGTCTACCTGATCAAGCCGATCTTCGACCAGGCCCTCGGCAGCCAGTCGCAGCTGCCGACCATCGCGCTGGCGATTGTCGGCGTGTACCTGGTGAAGGGGCTTGGCGCGTACCTGTCGGCCTACCTGATGACCGACGTCGGGCAGCGCGTCGTGCGCGACATCCGCAACCAGATGTTCGGGCACGTGCTGGGGCAGTCGGCGGCGTTCTTCTCGCGGCGATCGACGGGGCAGCTCCTCTCGCGCGTCAACAACGACGTCAACCAGGTGCAGCAGGTGGTGTCGCAGACGCTCGGCGACATCATCCGCGAGGGCTTCGCGCTGGTCGGCTACATCGGGCTGCTCTTCTACCACGACGCCCGACTCGCGCTGGTGTCGCTGACCGGCGCGCCGGTGCTCATCTACCCGCTGGTGCGGCTCGGCCAGCGCGTCCGTCGCCGTGGCCGGCGCTCGCAGGAACAGCTCGAGGTCCTCACGCACATCACGGCCGAGGCGTTTGGCGGGCACCGCATCGTCAAGGCATTCGGTGCCGAGGCGCGCGAGCAGGCCCGCTTCGAGGAGGCCTCGCACCGGGTGTACCGCACCAACATGCAGGTGACCAGCACCGTGTCGGCGCTGCCGCCGCTCATGGAGTGGCTGGGGGGCATCGCCGTCGCGGCCATGCTCTGGTACGGCGCGTCGCAGATCGGCCGCGGGCGCCTGACGATGGGCGAGTTCATGCTCTTCGTCACGACGCTGTTCCTGATGTACGAGCCGATCAAGCGGCTCAGCCGCGTCAACGCGACGCTGCAGCAGGCGATGGCCGCCGCCCAGCGGATCTTCGAACTGCTCGACACCCACACCGAGGTCACCGATCGCCCGGGGGCAGTGCCGATGCCGCGGCCACGCACCGCCGTGGAGTTCCGTGAGGTCAGCTTCGCGTACGCCGATCGCGACAGGCGCACCGTGCTCGACGGCGTGTCGTTCCGCGTCGAGGCCGGCGAGATCATCGCCATCGTCGGGCTCAGCGGCGCCGGCAAGACGACGCTGGTCAACCTGCTGCCGCGGTTCTACGACGTGACCGGCGGCGCCATCCTCATCGACGGCATGGACATCCGCGACGCGACGCTCGCCTCGCTGCGCGCGCACATCGGCCTGGTGACGCAGGAGACCGTGCTGTTCGACGACACGATCGCGAGCAACATCGCGTACGGACGACCGGACGCGTCGGCCGCCGAGATCGAGGCCGCGGCGCGCGCTGCCCACGCCCACGAGTTCATCGCCATGTTGCCCGAGCGCTACGAGACGCGCATCGGCGAGCGGGGCGGCCGCCTGAGCGGCGGCCAGCGGCAGCGGCTGGCGATCGCGCGCGCCATCCTGAAGGACTCGCCGATCCTGGTGCTCGACGAGGCCACCTCCTCGCTCGACGCCGAGTCCGAGCGGCTCGTCCAGGAGGCGTTGCAGGCGCTGATGCGCAATCGCACGTCGTTCGTGATCGCGCACCGCCTGTCGACGGTGCGCAGCGCCGACCGCATCATCGTGCTCGAGCAGGGGCGCATCGTCGAGACCGGCCGGCACGACGAGTTGCTGGCGCGCGCCGGCGGGGTGTACAGCCGGTTGTACGCCTTGCAGATGTTCGGCAACGAGGCGGCTGCCGAGGGCAGAACAGTCACGGCCACGGCGGACGTGCCGTCGGGGCCCCCGAGGCCTGCCGCGGGACAGGCGACCACCGTTCCCGCGATGGAAGACCGATGA
- the galE gene encoding UDP-glucose 4-epimerase GalE yields the protein MAVLVTGGAGYIGSHSVKALLKAGRRVVVLDDFSAGHRGACAALQTIAAPGQLTVVEAGIGDTATVEATCREHGVDAAMHFAAWLSVGDSVSDPAGYYRNNVVGSLGLLDGLRRAGVTRLIFSSTCATYGEPQQVPIDETHPQRPINSYGETKLAVERALPHFETAYGLKSIALRYFNAAGADPDGLLGEDHDPEIHIIPRAIFAARGTDSLKVFGDDYPTPDGTCLRDYIHVTDLADAHVRALESLEQGGASARFNVGTGTPHSVKEVIDAVARVAGRPVPFTVAPRRAGDPSTLYAANGAIRAALGWTPRHADLDAIVGTAWRWFDAHPDGYGD from the coding sequence ATGGCCGTGCTCGTCACCGGCGGAGCCGGGTACATCGGCAGTCACTCGGTGAAGGCCCTCCTCAAGGCAGGACGCCGCGTGGTGGTGCTCGACGACTTCTCGGCGGGCCACCGCGGTGCCTGTGCGGCGCTGCAGACCATCGCGGCGCCGGGCCAGTTGACGGTGGTCGAGGCGGGCATCGGCGACACCGCCACCGTCGAGGCCACGTGCCGCGAGCACGGCGTCGACGCCGCGATGCACTTTGCGGCGTGGCTGTCGGTGGGCGACTCGGTGTCCGACCCGGCCGGGTACTACCGCAACAACGTCGTCGGCTCGCTCGGGCTGCTCGACGGCCTGCGGCGCGCCGGCGTCACGCGCCTGATCTTCTCGTCCACGTGCGCGACCTACGGCGAGCCGCAGCAGGTGCCGATCGACGAGACGCATCCGCAACGGCCGATCAACTCGTACGGCGAGACCAAGCTGGCCGTCGAGCGGGCGCTGCCGCATTTCGAGACCGCCTACGGCCTGAAGAGCATCGCGCTGCGGTATTTCAACGCCGCAGGGGCCGACCCCGACGGCCTGCTCGGCGAGGACCACGATCCCGAGATCCACATCATCCCGCGCGCCATCTTCGCCGCTCGCGGCACCGACAGCCTGAAGGTGTTCGGCGACGACTACCCGACGCCCGACGGCACCTGCCTGCGCGACTACATCCACGTCACCGACCTGGCCGACGCCCACGTCCGGGCCCTCGAGTCGCTCGAGCAGGGCGGCGCGTCGGCGCGGTTCAACGTCGGGACGGGCACCCCGCACTCGGTCAAGGAAGTGATCGACGCGGTGGCGCGCGTCGCCGGGCGGCCCGTGCCCTTCACCGTGGCGCCCCGGCGCGCCGGCGACCCGTCCACGCTCTATGCCGCCAACGGCGCGATCCGCGCGGCGCTCGGCTGGACGCCGCGCCACGCGGACCTCGACGCCATCGTCGGCACCGCCTGGCGGTGGTTCGATGCGCACCCCGATGGCTATGGCGACTGA
- a CDS encoding UDP-glucose/GDP-mannose dehydrogenase family protein, translating into MKISVVGTGYVGLVVGACFAENGNEVICVDSNVDKIKALKRGKIPIYEPGLEEIVKRNSSEKRLTFTTDLPSAVKATDIIFIAVGTPEAEDGSADLKHVLGVARDVARAMNGYKVIVDKSTVPVGTSEKVRAVMAKETTHPFSVVSNPEFLKQGAAVDDFLKPDRVVIGADDERGGKVMTELYAPFTRTGAPIMVMDCASAELCKYAANAMLATRISFMNEVARVCELYGANVDQVRRAVASDARIGPSFLFPGVGYGGSCFPKDVKAILKFSRDKGYDFKILEAVEDVNAAQKKKLLQMMKQRLRSLKGKTIGVWGLAFKPRTDDMREAPAITIIEGLLKAGATVQAYDPEAHATAKRIFGDRITYCRNAYDALKGADALALITEWNEFREPDFARMKKRMKSPVIFDGRNIYKPEAIAAQGFAYYSIGR; encoded by the coding sequence GTGAAGATTTCGGTGGTGGGGACGGGCTACGTGGGGCTCGTCGTCGGGGCGTGTTTCGCCGAGAACGGCAACGAGGTGATCTGCGTCGACAGCAACGTCGACAAGATCAAGGCGCTCAAGCGGGGCAAGATTCCCATCTACGAGCCCGGCCTGGAGGAGATCGTCAAGCGCAACTCCTCGGAGAAGCGGCTCACCTTCACCACCGACCTGCCCTCGGCCGTCAAGGCCACCGACATCATCTTCATCGCGGTGGGCACTCCTGAAGCCGAGGACGGCTCGGCCGACCTGAAGCACGTCCTCGGGGTGGCGCGCGACGTCGCCCGGGCGATGAACGGCTACAAGGTCATCGTCGACAAGAGCACGGTGCCGGTCGGGACGTCCGAGAAGGTCCGCGCCGTGATGGCCAAGGAGACCACGCATCCGTTCAGCGTGGTGAGCAACCCCGAGTTCCTCAAGCAGGGCGCCGCGGTCGACGATTTCCTCAAGCCCGATCGCGTGGTCATCGGCGCCGACGACGAGCGCGGCGGCAAGGTCATGACCGAGCTCTATGCGCCGTTCACGCGCACCGGCGCCCCGATCATGGTCATGGATTGCGCCAGCGCCGAGCTCTGCAAGTACGCCGCCAACGCGATGCTGGCGACGCGCATCTCGTTCATGAACGAGGTGGCGCGCGTCTGCGAGCTCTACGGCGCCAACGTCGACCAGGTGCGCCGTGCCGTGGCCTCCGACGCCCGCATCGGGCCGTCGTTCCTGTTCCCGGGCGTGGGGTATGGCGGCAGCTGCTTCCCGAAGGACGTCAAGGCCATCCTGAAGTTCTCCCGGGACAAGGGCTACGACTTCAAGATCCTCGAGGCCGTCGAGGACGTCAACGCGGCGCAGAAGAAGAAGCTGCTGCAGATGATGAAGCAGCGCCTCCGCTCGCTGAAGGGCAAGACGATCGGCGTGTGGGGGCTGGCGTTCAAGCCGCGCACCGACGACATGCGCGAGGCCCCGGCGATCACCATCATCGAGGGCCTGCTGAAGGCCGGCGCGACCGTGCAGGCCTACGACCCCGAGGCCCATGCGACCGCGAAGCGGATCTTCGGCGACCGGATCACGTACTGCAGGAACGCCTACGACGCCCTCAAGGGCGCCGATGCCCTGGCCCTGATCACCGAGTGGAACGAGTTCCGCGAGCCCGACTTCGCGCGCATGAAGAAGCGGATGAAGTCTCCGGTGATCTTCGACGGCCGCAACATCTACAAGCCGGAGGCCATCGCGGCCCAGGGCTTCGCGTACTACTCGATCGGACGGTAG
- a CDS encoding glycosyltransferase family 1 protein: MKVLLDYRPALRTRTGVGEYVHRTALALQDTAPAGGEVAVFSSSWKDRLSAPAPGIRASDARVPVRALNWAWHRLEWPPIEWLAGAHDIVHSPTPLLIPARRAAQVVTIHDLFFLDHPEATAAEVRRDYPVLVADHARRADLVVTVSATVAAQVVTRLGVRPQAVVTCHNGAPAWTARRAVPAEGPVICIGTLEPRKNVGGLLDAWEHLVAAGVRIPLRLAGGAPPSAAPLLARLVRPPLAGLVEHVGYVEEADRRGFYEAARLLVMPSLDEGFGLPVVEAMAAGVPVVASRRGALPEVCGDAAVLVEPDDPRGMAQAIADLLASPARLEQLRQRGVARAATFSWARSAQRLWQAYEDAVARRRAR, translated from the coding sequence GTGAAGGTGCTGCTCGACTATCGCCCGGCCCTGCGGACGCGTACGGGCGTTGGCGAATACGTCCACCGCACGGCGCTCGCGCTGCAGGACACCGCCCCGGCCGGTGGCGAGGTCGCCGTGTTCTCGAGCAGCTGGAAGGATCGGCTGTCGGCTCCTGCCCCCGGCATCCGGGCCAGCGACGCCCGCGTGCCGGTCCGCGCCCTCAACTGGGCCTGGCACCGGCTCGAGTGGCCGCCCATCGAGTGGCTGGCCGGCGCCCACGACATCGTCCACTCGCCCACGCCCCTGCTCATCCCGGCGCGGCGCGCGGCACAGGTCGTGACCATCCACGACCTCTTCTTCCTGGATCACCCGGAGGCGACGGCGGCGGAAGTGCGGCGGGACTATCCGGTCCTGGTCGCCGACCACGCGCGCCGCGCCGACCTCGTGGTGACCGTGTCCGCCACGGTCGCCGCGCAGGTCGTCACGCGACTGGGCGTGCGGCCCCAGGCCGTGGTCACCTGCCACAACGGCGCGCCGGCGTGGACCGCGCGTCGGGCGGTCCCGGCCGAAGGGCCGGTCATCTGCATCGGCACGCTCGAGCCACGCAAGAACGTCGGCGGCCTGCTCGACGCGTGGGAGCACCTGGTGGCGGCCGGCGTGCGGATTCCGTTGCGACTGGCTGGGGGCGCGCCGCCATCGGCGGCGCCGTTGCTGGCGCGGCTCGTCCGTCCCCCGCTCGCCGGCCTGGTCGAGCACGTCGGGTACGTGGAAGAGGCCGACCGTCGCGGGTTCTACGAGGCGGCCCGCCTGCTCGTCATGCCCTCCCTCGACGAGGGCTTCGGCCTGCCGGTCGTCGAGGCCATGGCCGCCGGCGTGCCCGTCGTCGCCTCGCGACGCGGCGCGCTGCCCGAGGTGTGTGGCGATGCGGCGGTGCTGGTCGAGCCCGACGACCCGCGCGGCATGGCGCAGGCCATCGCCGACCTGCTGGCCTCGCCGGCCCGCCTGGAGCAACTGCGCCAGCGTGGCGTCGCGCGTGCCGCGACGTTCTCGTGGGCCCGCTCGGCGCAACGCCTCTGGCAGGCATACGAGGACGCCGTGGCGCGGCGGAGGGCCCGCTGA
- a CDS encoding glycosyltransferase family 1 protein, with amino-acid sequence MRIGVDARELAGRPTGVGRYLRELLVRWQARPTCAGAELILFSPGAIAVEAALGTGGARVSSRLVPGTPGTLWEQHALARAVRDAKVDVLFSPAYTAPLRVSTPVVLAMHDVSFAAHPEWYAWRHGLRLRLMARWSAHRAAIVLTLTQFSAREIQEHLGVAADRLRVVPLAVDYHDAPPPPPAPPPATPVVLFVGSIFERRHLPMLIEAVALARRTVPALRLEVIGENRTHPRQDLQALADRLGLADGIRLRDYVADPDLEAAYASAGVFAFLSEYEGFGLTPLEAMRHRVPTVVLDTAVAREVYGQGGRYVQLGDTMGLAQILARLVSEPVDRIAQVAAGDATVQKYRWEDATRLVWQALVDAARQRP; translated from the coding sequence ATGCGCATCGGCGTGGACGCGCGCGAACTGGCCGGACGTCCGACCGGCGTGGGTCGCTACCTCCGCGAGTTGCTGGTCCGCTGGCAGGCGAGGCCGACCTGCGCAGGCGCCGAACTGATCCTCTTCTCGCCCGGCGCGATTGCCGTCGAGGCGGCGCTGGGCACGGGAGGCGCCAGGGTCTCGTCACGCCTGGTGCCAGGAACGCCCGGCACCCTGTGGGAACAGCATGCCCTGGCGCGCGCCGTCCGGGACGCCAAGGTCGACGTGCTGTTCTCGCCGGCCTACACGGCGCCCCTCCGGGTGAGCACGCCGGTCGTCCTGGCCATGCACGACGTGTCGTTCGCCGCGCACCCGGAGTGGTATGCGTGGCGCCATGGCCTGCGGCTGCGCCTGATGGCCCGATGGAGCGCGCATCGCGCTGCCATCGTGCTCACGCTGACGCAGTTCTCGGCACGCGAAATCCAGGAGCACCTCGGCGTCGCGGCCGACCGCCTCCGGGTGGTGCCGCTGGCCGTGGACTATCACGACGCGCCACCGCCACCGCCGGCGCCGCCGCCGGCGACACCGGTCGTGCTGTTCGTCGGCTCGATCTTCGAGCGGCGCCACCTCCCGATGCTGATCGAGGCGGTCGCCCTGGCGCGGCGTACCGTGCCGGCATTGCGGCTCGAGGTCATCGGCGAGAACCGGACGCACCCGCGCCAGGACCTGCAGGCGCTGGCCGACCGCCTCGGCCTCGCCGATGGGATACGGCTGCGCGATTACGTCGCCGACCCCGACCTCGAAGCGGCCTATGCCTCGGCAGGGGTCTTCGCCTTCCTGTCCGAGTACGAAGGCTTCGGCCTGACGCCCCTCGAAGCGATGCGCCATCGCGTGCCCACCGTGGTGCTCGACACGGCAGTGGCGCGTGAGGTGTACGGCCAGGGGGGCCGGTACGTCCAGCTCGGCGACACCATGGGATTGGCGCAGATCCTGGCGCGCCTCGTGAGCGAACCCGTCGACCGCATCGCGCAGGTGGCGGCCGGCGACGCCACCGTGCAGAAGTACCGCTGGGAGGACGCCACGCGCCTCGTGTGGCAGGCACTCGTCGATGCCGCGAGGCAACGCCCGTGA
- a CDS encoding glycosyltransferase family 2 protein, whose protein sequence is MSVGVSIVVVTFNAREDALACLASVHAHPPARPWDVIVVDNHSGDGTADAIAARWPEVPLRRLPENLGFAAANNIGIRATAHPYVLLLNSDTLVGAGQLEALCAALDDEPAAAAAGPRLLDGTGQQELSYGPMISPLGEARQKVRSRLLAAGPAAVRARIAADMQRRQWVDWVSGACLLVRRAAAEAVGLLDERFFMYCEDVDFCAALRAAGHGILYAPDVSVTHLRGRSRATAPTATTRRYRDSQLAFYRKHHPRWARLLRWYLAARDITGRSS, encoded by the coding sequence GTGAGCGTCGGCGTCTCGATCGTCGTCGTCACCTTCAACGCCCGCGAGGATGCGCTTGCGTGCCTGGCGTCGGTGCACGCGCACCCGCCGGCGCGGCCATGGGACGTCATCGTGGTGGACAACCACTCGGGCGACGGCACCGCTGACGCCATCGCGGCGCGCTGGCCGGAGGTGCCGCTGCGCCGGCTCCCCGAGAACCTCGGATTCGCCGCCGCCAACAACATCGGCATCCGCGCCACCGCGCACCCGTACGTGCTCCTGCTCAACAGCGACACCCTGGTCGGGGCGGGACAGCTCGAGGCGCTCTGCGCGGCGCTCGACGACGAGCCGGCCGCCGCAGCCGCCGGCCCGCGGCTGCTCGACGGGACCGGGCAACAGGAGCTGTCTTACGGCCCGATGATCTCGCCGCTGGGCGAGGCCCGCCAGAAGGTGCGGAGCCGGCTGCTGGCCGCAGGTCCGGCGGCGGTGCGGGCCCGCATCGCCGCCGACATGCAGCGTCGCCAGTGGGTGGACTGGGTCAGCGGCGCCTGCCTGCTGGTGCGCCGCGCGGCGGCCGAGGCCGTCGGCCTGCTCGACGAGCGCTTCTTCATGTACTGCGAGGACGTCGACTTCTGCGCGGCCCTGCGCGCCGCGGGCCACGGGATCCTCTACGCCCCGGACGTGAGCGTCACGCACCTGCGCGGGCGATCACGCGCCACGGCCCCGACCGCCACCACGCGGCGGTATCGCGACAGCCAGCTCGCCTTCTATCGCAAGCACCATCCGCGCTGGGCCCGCCTGCTCCGGTGGTACCTCGCGGCGCGCGACATCACCGGTCGGTCGAGCTGA
- a CDS encoding glycosyltransferase family 1 protein has product MRVAIDIRKLRDYGIGTYVRNVVAGLATLDTETEYVLISRPDDLEFACTVGPNFRGVISTAGNYSLREQFNIPSLLRRERVDLFHAPHYVLPPLLPCPSVVTIHDCIHLMFPQYLPNRLAYTYARTFMWSATHRSSHVLTVSEASKRDILRFYRIPPGKITVAPNAIDERFNRSPAAEDIARVQERFQLHDPFVLYVGNIRPHKNIERLIEAFALVRTGPLANTKLLIIGDEISKYPTLRRAVHRHKLHKHVRFLGFVGDQTLAALYRLATVFAFPSLYEGFGLPPLEAMASGTPVVTSNVSSLPEVVGDAAILVDPREPTAIAHGLRRALLDPALRQQMRERGLVRATHYSWTRTAETILRIYRETAAGR; this is encoded by the coding sequence ATGCGTGTGGCCATCGACATCCGGAAGTTGCGCGACTACGGCATCGGCACGTACGTCCGCAACGTCGTCGCCGGCCTGGCGACGCTGGATACCGAGACCGAGTACGTCCTGATCAGCCGCCCCGACGATCTCGAGTTCGCCTGCACGGTCGGGCCGAACTTCCGTGGGGTGATCAGCACTGCGGGCAACTACTCGCTGCGCGAGCAGTTCAACATCCCGTCACTGCTCCGGCGGGAGCGCGTCGACCTGTTCCACGCGCCGCATTACGTGCTGCCGCCGCTGCTCCCCTGCCCGTCGGTGGTGACGATCCACGACTGCATCCACCTGATGTTCCCGCAGTACCTGCCCAACAGGCTGGCCTACACGTACGCCCGCACGTTCATGTGGAGCGCCACGCACCGCTCCTCGCACGTGCTGACGGTGTCGGAAGCCTCCAAGCGCGACATCCTGCGGTTCTACCGGATCCCGCCGGGCAAGATCACGGTGGCGCCCAATGCCATCGACGAACGCTTCAACCGCAGCCCGGCCGCCGAGGACATCGCCCGCGTGCAGGAGCGCTTCCAGCTGCACGATCCGTTCGTGCTGTACGTGGGCAACATCCGGCCCCACAAGAACATCGAGCGGCTGATCGAGGCGTTTGCGCTGGTCCGGACCGGCCCGCTGGCCAACACCAAGCTGCTCATCATCGGCGACGAGATCAGCAAGTACCCCACCCTGCGGCGGGCCGTGCACCGCCACAAGCTGCACAAGCACGTGCGGTTCCTCGGCTTTGTCGGCGACCAGACCCTCGCCGCGCTGTACCGGCTGGCCACGGTGTTCGCCTTCCCGTCCCTGTACGAGGGCTTCGGCCTGCCGCCGCTGGAGGCCATGGCCAGCGGGACGCCGGTGGTCACCTCCAACGTCTCCTCGCTGCCCGAAGTGGTGGGCGACGCGGCCATCCTTGTCGATCCGCGCGAGCCGACCGCCATCGCGCACGGGCTGCGCCGGGCCCTGCTCGACCCGGCGCTGCGGCAGCAGATGCGCGAGCGCGGGCTGGTGCGGGCGACCCACTACTCCTGGACCCGCACGGCCGAGACCATCCTGCGCATCTACCGCGAGACGGCGGCGGGCCGATGA